The following are encoded together in the Thalassolituus oleivorans MIL-1 genome:
- the prmC gene encoding peptide chain release factor N(5)-glutamine methyltransferase, whose protein sequence is MTTPKISSSTNLPTIEAWITDAREQLDEHTESPRLDAELILGHVLDKDRTYLYTWGDRLLTVEHCLTADTLLQRRLLGEPIAYVLGEREFWSLMLDVAPSTLIPRPDTETLVEWALNLALPHEAKVIDLGTGTGAIALALASEKPTWVISGVDFNPEAVALAQRNALKTQLTVTFKQSSWFSAVQGAYDLIVSNPPYIDPVDPHLSQGDVRFEPRTALVADDQGMADIYTIVQQAPRFLNLQGWLLLEHGFEQADAVCNALRARGFTEVETQLDLAGQPRISGGRWLGDD, encoded by the coding sequence ATGACAACACCTAAGATCAGTTCGTCGACAAACCTCCCTACCATAGAGGCATGGATTACTGATGCGCGCGAGCAATTAGACGAGCATACGGAAAGTCCACGCCTCGACGCCGAATTAATCCTAGGACATGTGTTAGATAAGGACAGAACTTACCTTTACACCTGGGGGGACCGCCTACTAACCGTCGAACACTGTTTAACCGCCGATACTTTGTTGCAACGGCGTTTGCTCGGCGAACCTATCGCTTATGTGCTTGGTGAGCGTGAGTTTTGGTCACTGATGCTTGACGTCGCTCCATCAACATTGATTCCTCGTCCTGACACCGAAACATTAGTTGAGTGGGCGCTGAATCTGGCCTTGCCGCATGAAGCTAAAGTGATTGATTTGGGCACAGGAACCGGTGCAATAGCGTTGGCTCTAGCGTCTGAAAAACCAACTTGGGTTATCAGTGGCGTTGATTTCAATCCTGAAGCCGTCGCACTTGCTCAGCGCAATGCACTAAAAACACAACTGACGGTCACCTTTAAGCAAAGCTCGTGGTTTTCAGCCGTGCAGGGAGCGTATGACTTAATCGTAAGTAATCCGCCCTATATCGATCCCGTTGATCCACACCTCAGTCAGGGTGATGTACGTTTTGAACCGCGCACCGCGTTAGTTGCTGATGATCAAGGCATGGCGGATATTTACACCATTGTTCAACAGGCCCCGCGTTTTTTAAATCTTCAAGGTTGGCTGTTGCTAGAACACGGATTTGAACAAGCTGACGCCGTGTGCAACGCCTTGCGCGCGCGCGGTTTTACCGAAGTAGAAACCCAGCTAGATCTCGCCGGACAACCGCGTATTAGCGGTGGTCGCTGGCTAGGTGACGATTAA
- the corA gene encoding magnesium/cobalt transporter CorA, with product MTSLRKPSDKLGMRPGSLIHVGDRHHDDSLITVVDYTPDEITTITATTAEEIFAYRERKSVTWVVIEGLTDVSLIEKIGAEFGIHQLVLEDILNTHQRPKFEEYDDYLYIVLKCLVPAERDEFSVEYEQVSLIVLNDYVFTFKEKRDALFDPIQVRLNSSKGRFRNLGADYLTYAILDTVVDQNFVVIDSLDDAINDIEDQLLDSQSNKETLNTIQRLKREIITMRRQVAPVRELLAAMLRSETKLIDTQTHIFLRDVADHSMRIVDSIESYRDILTGLLDVYISSVSNKMNEVMKVLTIFASIFIPLTFFAGIYGMNFEYMPELKWKWGYPALWGVFLLITAGLLVFFRRKKWL from the coding sequence ATGACATCCCTTCGTAAGCCATCCGACAAATTGGGTATGCGCCCAGGCAGTTTGATTCATGTGGGCGATAGGCATCACGATGATTCTCTTATCACCGTTGTTGATTACACCCCCGACGAGATAACGACCATTACTGCGACAACGGCTGAAGAGATTTTCGCCTACCGCGAGCGTAAAAGTGTCACTTGGGTGGTGATCGAAGGCTTAACTGACGTTAGCTTGATAGAAAAAATTGGCGCAGAGTTTGGTATTCATCAACTCGTGCTTGAAGATATTCTAAATACTCATCAACGCCCTAAGTTTGAAGAATACGACGACTATCTATACATAGTGCTTAAATGTTTAGTGCCTGCCGAAAGAGATGAGTTTAGTGTTGAATACGAACAGGTCAGTTTAATCGTGCTTAACGACTACGTATTCACCTTTAAAGAAAAACGCGATGCCTTGTTTGATCCTATTCAAGTACGGTTAAATTCGAGCAAAGGCCGGTTTCGTAATCTCGGTGCCGATTACTTAACCTACGCCATTTTAGATACTGTAGTGGATCAAAACTTTGTGGTGATTGATTCGCTCGACGACGCCATTAACGATATCGAAGATCAGTTGCTCGATTCCCAATCGAACAAAGAAACCCTAAACACCATTCAACGCTTAAAGCGTGAAATTATTACCATGCGCCGTCAGGTCGCGCCGGTGCGCGAACTACTGGCTGCTATGTTGCGTAGCGAAACCAAACTTATTGATACGCAAACCCACATCTTTTTGCGCGATGTCGCCGATCACTCTATGCGTATTGTCGATTCGATAGAATCCTATCGCGATATATTAACTGGCTTGCTGGATGTTTATATTTCTAGCGTCAGTAACAAAATGAATGAAGTGATGAAAGTGCTGACCATATTCGCCTCCATTTTTATTCCGCTGACGTTTTTTGCTGGAATTTACGGCATGAATTTCGAGTACATGCCCGAGCTAAAATGGAAGTGGGGATATCCTGCTTTATGGGGCGTGTTCTTGTTAATAACCGCAGGGCTATTAGTTTTCTTCAGACGAAAAAAATGGCTGTAA
- a CDS encoding NAD(P)/FAD-dependent oxidoreductase — MARVIVLGAGTGGMAGAYEIRESIGSEHQVTVINEREDFQFVPSNPWIAVGWRERPDTSFPIRPYLEKKNIEFISAAVTAIDPKQNSLTLADGRVENYDYLVIATGPKLNFAAIEGAGPHGGHTQSICALDHAETCFEDVKALAEEPGPVIVGAMPGASCFGPAYEYAFILDKELRNRKTRDKVPMTYVTSEPYIGHLGLGGVGDSKSMLESELRNRHIQWITNAQVTKVEAGKMFVDELNDDGSLKKQHELPFKHSMMLPSFAGVDPVAAVKEICNPKGFVIIDEHQRNPTYPNIYSAGVCVAIPPVEVTPVPTGTPKTGYMIESMMTAIAHNLKSDLAGEPATAKGTWSAICLADMGDTGAAFVAIPQIPPRNVTWFKKGKWVHVAKIAFEKYFIHKMKTGSSEPIYEKYTLKALGINRLKDE, encoded by the coding sequence ATGGCACGGGTTATTGTACTGGGCGCAGGAACGGGAGGTATGGCAGGGGCTTACGAAATTCGCGAATCGATTGGTTCTGAGCACCAAGTCACTGTTATTAACGAACGTGAAGATTTTCAGTTTGTACCTTCTAATCCGTGGATTGCGGTGGGTTGGCGAGAACGTCCGGATACCAGCTTTCCGATTCGACCGTATCTTGAAAAAAAGAACATTGAATTTATCTCTGCGGCCGTTACCGCAATAGACCCAAAACAGAACAGCCTTACGCTGGCTGACGGTCGGGTCGAAAATTACGATTATCTTGTTATTGCCACTGGCCCGAAATTGAACTTTGCCGCTATCGAAGGCGCAGGGCCACACGGTGGTCATACCCAATCTATCTGCGCGCTCGACCATGCCGAAACCTGTTTCGAAGATGTGAAAGCGCTGGCCGAAGAACCCGGTCCCGTCATTGTTGGTGCCATGCCGGGTGCCTCATGTTTTGGCCCGGCTTACGAATACGCGTTTATTCTTGATAAAGAACTGCGCAACCGTAAAACGCGCGACAAAGTTCCTATGACCTATGTGACCAGCGAGCCTTACATTGGCCACCTTGGTTTAGGCGGTGTGGGTGATTCTAAATCTATGCTCGAAAGTGAATTGCGCAATCGTCATATCCAGTGGATTACCAATGCTCAGGTCACTAAGGTTGAAGCGGGTAAAATGTTCGTTGATGAGCTGAATGATGATGGCTCGCTGAAAAAACAACATGAACTACCATTTAAACACTCGATGATGTTGCCATCCTTTGCCGGTGTTGACCCCGTTGCTGCGGTAAAAGAAATCTGTAACCCGAAAGGGTTCGTGATCATCGATGAACACCAGCGCAATCCTACTTATCCGAATATTTACTCGGCGGGTGTTTGCGTTGCTATTCCACCAGTTGAAGTAACCCCCGTACCAACCGGAACTCCTAAAACTGGCTACATGATTGAATCAATGATGACCGCCATTGCGCATAATCTAAAATCGGATTTAGCTGGAGAACCTGCAACGGCAAAAGGTACGTGGAGTGCAATTTGTCTAGCCGATATGGGCGATACCGGCGCTGCATTTGTGGCGATTCCACAGATTCCACCGCGTAACGTCACTTGGTTTAAAAAGGGGAAGTGGGTGCATGTGGCGAAAATCGCCTTCGAAAAATACTTTATTCATAAAATGAAAACCGGCTCCAGTGAGCCTATTTATGAAAAGTACACGTTAAAAGCTTTGGGTATTAATCGCTTAAAAGATGAATAG
- a CDS encoding HesA/MoeB/ThiF family protein, whose protein sequence is MNDDQLLRYSRHLLLSDIDVDGQQALLDAHVMIIGLGGLGSPVALYLAAAGVGKLSLVDDDHVEISNLQRQIAHQQAAVGRSKVESAATSCQQLNADVVVEVYPFRATNEWLNHHLSGVSLVVDCSDNAAVRYAINARCVAHAIPWVSGAAIGFSGQVAVFDPRDSLSPCYGCLYPNLNDQQLSCAEAGVLSPLVGVIGSMQALEALRLISPFGSPQAGWLATYDAKAGQWQRWQLSKRSNCPHCNPV, encoded by the coding sequence ATGAACGACGATCAGTTATTACGTTACAGCCGCCATCTCTTGCTATCCGATATCGACGTCGACGGTCAGCAAGCTTTGCTAGATGCACATGTCATGATTATTGGCCTTGGCGGCTTGGGCTCGCCGGTTGCCTTGTATCTCGCCGCTGCTGGTGTCGGTAAATTAAGTTTGGTCGATGACGACCATGTAGAAATCTCCAACTTACAGCGCCAAATAGCGCATCAGCAGGCAGCTGTTGGGCGCAGTAAAGTCGAATCGGCGGCAACCAGTTGCCAGCAATTAAATGCCGATGTGGTGGTTGAAGTATATCCATTTCGAGCCACTAATGAATGGCTGAATCATCATCTATCAGGCGTTAGTTTGGTGGTGGACTGCAGTGATAATGCGGCGGTTCGTTACGCTATTAATGCAAGGTGTGTAGCGCACGCTATTCCTTGGGTATCGGGTGCTGCGATTGGTTTTAGCGGTCAAGTCGCTGTGTTTGATCCGCGCGATTCTCTTAGCCCGTGCTATGGCTGTTTATATCCCAATTTGAATGATCAACAACTCAGTTGTGCCGAGGCCGGCGTTCTGTCGCCTTTAGTTGGTGTCATTGGCAGTATGCAAGCACTTGAAGCTTTGCGCTTGATATCACCGTTCGGTAGCCCGCAAGCAGGCTGGCTAGCTACCTATGATGCCAAGGCAGGTCAGTGGCAACGCTGGCAGCTGAGTAAGCGCTCCAACTGCCCACATTGCAATCCTGTCTGA
- a CDS encoding phosphoheptose isomerase: MVQDRIISHFGASIETKTLAAEELPPYIEHAAQIMVNALLSGGKILSCGNGGSAGDAQHFSSELLNRFERERPSLPAIALSTDSSTITSIANDYSYNEVFSKQIRALGNPGDVLLAISTSGNSANVVQAIQAAHERDMLVVALSGKDGGHMASLLTVEDAEVRVPSNVTARIQEVHLVVIHCLCDLIDCSLFGEE; this comes from the coding sequence ATTGTGCAAGATCGCATCATTAGCCACTTCGGCGCCAGTATCGAAACCAAGACATTAGCCGCTGAAGAGCTGCCGCCCTATATTGAGCACGCAGCACAAATTATGGTTAACGCCCTGCTTAGCGGCGGCAAGATCTTATCATGTGGTAACGGCGGTTCAGCCGGTGATGCCCAGCACTTTTCTTCAGAATTACTTAATCGTTTTGAGCGCGAGCGCCCTAGTCTTCCGGCGATTGCACTATCGACCGATTCTTCGACCATCACCTCCATCGCTAACGACTACAGCTATAACGAAGTGTTCTCGAAGCAAATTCGTGCTTTAGGTAATCCAGGCGATGTATTGTTGGCTATATCCACCAGCGGTAACTCGGCTAACGTAGTGCAGGCGATTCAAGCCGCCCACGAACGCGATATGTTGGTGGTTGCATTATCAGGTAAAGACGGCGGCCACATGGCATCGCTACTCACCGTCGAGGATGCTGAAGTACGCGTACCATCGAATGTGACGGCGCGTATTCAAGAAGTTCATTTGGTGGTGATTCATTGCTTGTGCGATTTAATCGACTGTTCGCTGTTTGGCGAAGAATAA
- a CDS encoding HPF/RaiA family ribosome-associated protein, translating into MKIKIQARHVALTKDLKDYIKRRISYALGSRDDKIERIVVTLSDVNGPKGGEDKRCKVLIKLDGKNDIVIDDKKEHFHSAIDLAVDRASRAVSRRIERLQNKARKLKHSFRSKSSEERETDRLYEDYENEYGY; encoded by the coding sequence ATGAAGATTAAGATTCAGGCTCGTCACGTTGCTCTAACTAAAGATTTAAAAGACTATATAAAACGTCGTATTAGTTACGCGCTGGGTTCTCGTGACGATAAAATCGAGCGAATTGTAGTGACTTTGTCAGACGTCAACGGTCCTAAAGGCGGTGAAGACAAACGCTGTAAAGTCCTGATTAAGCTAGATGGCAAAAATGATATTGTGATCGACGATAAAAAGGAGCATTTTCACTCAGCTATTGATCTTGCCGTTGATCGAGCTAGCCGAGCCGTTTCGCGTCGAATTGAGCGATTACAAAATAAAGCAAGAAAACTAAAACATTCCTTCAGATCTAAAAGTTCGGAAGAGCGTGAGACAGATCGGTTGTACGAAGATTATGAAAATGAGTACGGATATTAA
- a CDS encoding YraN family protein gives MWIPRNKAKSSASKGKTGDSSHRAAGERRELDAEEWLIQRGFVPITRNYRTRGGEIDLIMRDADTLVFVEVRYRKTTEHGTGAETITYHKQQRLRRAALHYLQKHFGSREPPCRFDVMSGTGDPVIFEWISNAF, from the coding sequence ATGTGGATACCTCGCAACAAGGCTAAGTCGAGTGCCAGTAAAGGCAAAACCGGCGATAGCAGTCATCGTGCCGCAGGCGAACGCCGCGAATTAGACGCCGAAGAGTGGCTAATACAACGCGGCTTTGTGCCTATTACCCGCAATTACCGCACCCGTGGCGGCGAAATTGATCTGATCATGCGCGACGCCGATACTTTAGTGTTTGTGGAAGTACGCTATCGTAAAACCACCGAGCACGGCACAGGTGCAGAAACCATTACTTACCACAAACAGCAGCGATTACGTCGTGCTGCCCTACACTACCTGCAAAAGCATTTTGGTAGCCGCGAACCGCCTTGTCGATTTGATGTTATGTCAGGTACTGGCGACCCGGTTATCTTCGAATGGATTAGCAATGCGTTTTAA
- the rsmI gene encoding 16S rRNA (cytidine(1402)-2'-O)-methyltransferase has translation MTSVPNIQAGTLYVVATPIGNLADLSVRAQQVLSSVDVIACEDTRHTQRLLQHLGLRKALLSVHDHNERDRIEQVASQLSQGRNMALVSDAGTPLISDPGYPLVQALREMGHKVVPIPGPSAIITALSAAGLPTDRFLFEGFMPHKASGRRERLAPLAQETATIVFYESKHRIIETLTLMEECFGPDRLACVARELTKAFETFYHGTLGNIRTQLLADADQQKGEFVVMVAGNPEPISGSEVDTEKLFKLLLAELPPKKAAGIIAELTGENKKVLYQKALEMQGKV, from the coding sequence ATGACCTCTGTTCCAAATATACAAGCCGGCACGTTATACGTAGTCGCGACTCCGATTGGTAATCTCGCCGACCTCAGCGTACGTGCGCAGCAAGTACTGAGTTCAGTCGATGTAATTGCCTGCGAGGATACCAGACATACGCAAAGATTACTGCAGCATCTGGGCCTTCGCAAAGCACTGTTGTCGGTACACGACCACAACGAAAGGGATCGTATTGAGCAGGTTGCTAGTCAGCTTAGCCAAGGTCGAAACATGGCCTTAGTATCGGATGCTGGAACCCCGCTGATTTCCGACCCCGGCTACCCGTTAGTGCAAGCGTTGCGCGAAATGGGGCATAAGGTTGTACCGATTCCCGGGCCTAGTGCCATCATCACCGCACTCAGCGCCGCAGGCCTACCAACAGACCGCTTTTTGTTTGAAGGGTTCATGCCGCACAAAGCCAGTGGCCGTCGTGAGCGCTTAGCACCGCTGGCGCAAGAAACCGCCACCATTGTGTTTTATGAATCGAAACACCGCATTATCGAAACCCTAACCCTTATGGAAGAATGTTTCGGCCCCGACCGCCTCGCCTGCGTCGCGCGCGAACTCACCAAAGCCTTTGAAACCTTCTACCACGGCACACTCGGTAATATTCGCACCCAACTACTGGCCGACGCCGACCAGCAAAAAGGCGAATTCGTGGTGATGGTTGCCGGTAACCCAGAACCTATATCTGGCTCAGAGGTTGATACCGAAAAACTGTTTAAATTGCTGCTAGCCGAATTACCACCGAAAAAAGCCGCCGGTATTATTGCCGAGCTAACTGGCGAGAATAAAAAAGTACTGTATCAGAAAGCGCTAGAGATGCAGGGGAAGGTGTAG
- a CDS encoding penicillin-binding protein activator: protein MQGYLPEFWLRRFATVAVISGCIGLSACSTTPQQDDRAFLESALDNNQRFELVVENLNAGEFRNAGLQLQLLEGSSLSPSQQLDWLLLSARVAIGEGDTVLAQSYLDQFSARIDSATPQQEQQAGWLTAAVYEADGQFLQAARERDFISGVLVGDIKQSNQERLWLDLMQIPDGELLSWAEKSPDTRFGGWLQLAAISKSNTYTLDEHLAAIMAWRNANPGHPASMQLPGSLSMLEDIAANRPTRVALLLPLTGRLERTGAAIRDGFMAAYFAALSKGYLVPAITLLDSEQYPAEAPAPQPAFTQNPLLLGDVPVAEPTVTVDAMSVTPPAEVYNLPYNLSRAYADAQRAGAQWLVGPVSKPDVQALQTAPMLPMPTLALNYGDRSDDEGQIPSANLYQFGLAAEDEAVQIAERAWQDGHRRALVMIPEGNWGERIFAAFEQRWLELGGEIGENRFYAPQKDFNPEIKALLNVEDSQQRYKTMRSLLRQSTEFEPRRREDVDWVFLVALPAQARQIKPTLAFNFAADLPVYATSHVFSGAVDPKRDRDLNGIRFCDAPWLLRHTELYNDVEKSVKGGQGSYARLYAMGVDSYRLIARVKQLEAFPESQIFGTTGALTLDDQRRIHRRTECTRFRSGEPVQLAIE, encoded by the coding sequence ATGCAGGGATATTTACCTGAATTCTGGTTACGCCGTTTTGCCACCGTAGCGGTAATAAGCGGTTGTATCGGACTAAGTGCTTGCTCGACGACTCCTCAACAGGATGATCGAGCTTTTCTGGAGTCCGCACTGGATAACAACCAGCGCTTTGAGCTGGTTGTCGAAAATCTGAATGCAGGCGAGTTTCGCAATGCCGGGCTGCAATTGCAACTACTCGAAGGTAGTTCGCTCTCGCCTAGCCAACAATTAGATTGGTTATTGCTGTCGGCTCGCGTTGCGATTGGCGAAGGCGATACTGTGTTGGCGCAAAGCTACCTCGATCAATTCTCTGCCCGAATCGACTCGGCCACGCCGCAGCAAGAGCAGCAAGCCGGTTGGTTAACGGCGGCCGTGTACGAAGCCGATGGCCAGTTTTTGCAAGCAGCGCGCGAGCGGGATTTTATTTCTGGCGTGTTGGTTGGCGATATAAAACAAAGCAACCAAGAGCGCCTGTGGTTGGATTTAATGCAAATCCCCGATGGCGAGTTACTCAGCTGGGCAGAAAAATCCCCCGATACGCGTTTTGGTGGTTGGCTGCAGTTAGCGGCAATCAGTAAGAGCAATACCTATACGCTAGATGAACATTTAGCCGCGATTATGGCTTGGCGTAATGCCAACCCCGGGCATCCGGCAAGTATGCAGTTACCCGGTTCGTTGTCGATGTTAGAAGACATTGCCGCCAACCGCCCTACTCGAGTGGCGTTATTGCTACCTTTAACGGGTCGTTTAGAGCGCACCGGTGCTGCGATTCGCGATGGTTTTATGGCAGCGTATTTTGCGGCGCTGAGTAAGGGTTATTTAGTACCTGCTATTACCTTGTTGGACAGCGAGCAATACCCGGCTGAAGCCCCCGCGCCACAACCCGCTTTTACCCAAAATCCGTTGCTGCTGGGCGATGTACCCGTGGCAGAGCCAACGGTAACCGTCGATGCTATGAGCGTTACTCCTCCTGCAGAAGTTTACAACCTACCATATAACCTCAGCCGTGCTTATGCCGATGCGCAGCGAGCAGGCGCACAGTGGTTGGTTGGACCTGTGAGTAAACCCGATGTTCAGGCGTTGCAAACCGCACCTATGCTGCCAATGCCAACGCTGGCGTTAAATTATGGCGACCGCAGTGACGATGAAGGTCAAATCCCGTCGGCGAATCTTTATCAATTTGGTTTAGCCGCAGAAGACGAGGCCGTTCAAATTGCTGAGCGCGCTTGGCAAGATGGTCATCGTCGTGCTTTGGTGATGATTCCTGAAGGCAATTGGGGTGAACGTATTTTCGCGGCGTTTGAACAGCGCTGGTTGGAGTTAGGTGGTGAAATCGGCGAGAACCGTTTTTACGCACCGCAAAAAGACTTTAACCCAGAAATTAAAGCTCTGCTCAACGTTGAAGACAGCCAGCAGCGTTATAAAACCATGCGGTCGTTATTACGCCAAAGCACTGAGTTTGAGCCGCGCCGTCGTGAAGATGTCGATTGGGTTTTTTTAGTGGCTTTGCCGGCACAAGCGCGCCAAATCAAACCAACACTAGCGTTTAACTTTGCCGCTGATCTTCCTGTGTATGCGACGTCGCATGTATTTTCTGGGGCGGTTGATCCAAAACGCGACCGCGACTTAAATGGCATTCGTTTCTGCGATGCGCCGTGGTTGTTGCGCCATACCGAGCTGTATAACGACGTAGAAAAATCGGTGAAAGGTGGGCAAGGCAGCTACGCTCGCTTGTATGCAATGGGCGTGGATTCGTACCGTTTGATTGCGCGTGTTAAGCAGTTAGAAGCCTTCCCCGAGAGCCAAATTTTCGGAACCACAGGCGCTTTAACCTTGGATGATCAACGTCGTATTCATCGCAGAACCGAATGCACGCGCTTCCGCTCCGGTGAGCCAGTACAGCTCGCCATCGAGTAA
- the prfA gene encoding peptide chain release factor 1, which translates to MKPSILQKLEQLRDRYEEIGYLLSSPEIISNQDKFRTLSKEYSELEDVAAAYTSYEQAQQDLEEAKALASDPDPEMRAMGEEEIESSRERLEALEADIEILLLPKDPDDGRNVIVEVRAGTGGDEAAIFAGDLYRMYTRFAETQGWRSELMTASDGEHGGYKEVIVRISGTDVYSRLKFESGAHRVQRVPETESQGRIHTSACTVAVMPEIEDEAEIDINKADLRIDTFRASGAGGQHVNKTDSAIRIIHLPTGMVVECQDERSQHKNRAKAMAVLATRLRDAQKQAAQAAQAATRKSLVGSGDRSERIRTYNYPQGRVTDHRINLTLYKLDEIVQGDLTPVIEPLIREHQANLLAEMAGN; encoded by the coding sequence ATGAAACCTTCGATACTGCAAAAATTAGAACAGCTTCGCGATCGTTACGAAGAAATCGGCTACCTGTTGTCGTCTCCTGAAATTATTTCGAATCAGGATAAATTCCGTACGTTGTCGAAAGAGTACAGCGAACTAGAAGACGTTGCCGCAGCCTACACCTCGTATGAGCAAGCACAGCAAGATCTAGAAGAAGCGAAAGCGCTGGCCAGCGACCCTGATCCTGAAATGCGCGCCATGGGGGAAGAAGAAATCGAAAGCAGCCGAGAGCGCTTAGAAGCACTCGAAGCCGATATCGAAATCTTGTTACTGCCAAAAGATCCAGATGACGGCCGCAACGTTATCGTCGAGGTTCGTGCCGGTACTGGCGGTGATGAAGCCGCTATCTTCGCTGGCGACTTGTATCGCATGTACACCCGTTTTGCTGAAACACAAGGCTGGCGTAGCGAGCTAATGACTGCCAGCGACGGTGAGCATGGCGGCTACAAAGAAGTGATCGTGCGCATTAGTGGCACCGACGTATATTCACGTTTGAAGTTTGAGTCGGGCGCACATCGCGTACAGCGCGTGCCAGAAACCGAAAGCCAAGGTCGTATCCATACGTCGGCTTGTACCGTTGCCGTGATGCCAGAAATCGAAGACGAAGCCGAGATTGACATCAATAAAGCCGATTTGCGTATAGATACCTTTCGCGCGTCCGGTGCGGGTGGTCAGCACGTTAACAAAACGGACTCTGCGATTCGTATTATCCATTTACCCACCGGTATGGTGGTTGAGTGTCAGGATGAACGTTCACAGCATAAGAACCGCGCTAAGGCGATGGCTGTACTGGCTACGCGTTTACGTGATGCGCAAAAACAAGCCGCTCAAGCCGCTCAAGCTGCCACTCGTAAGAGTTTAGTCGGGAGTGGTGACCGCTCAGAGCGAATTCGTACCTATAATTATCCTCAAGGGCGAGTAACGGATCACCGTATCAATTTAACCTTGTATAAGTTAGACGAGATCGTACAAGGGGATTTAACCCCAGTCATTGAGCCGCTTATTCGTGAACATCAAGCTAACTTGTTAGCGGAAATGGCAGGCAACTAA
- the hemA gene encoding glutamyl-tRNA reductase yields MGIWALGINHKTAPVAVRERVAFDPASMSQVLNTIQSLESVSEVVVLSTCNRTEIYCSSADTGPAEIIEWLLLHHNISRHEIESALYNLGADEAVRHTMRVASGLDSLVLGEPQILGQMKSAYAVAQEAGTVGAELGRLFRQTFSIAKRVRTDTAIGQNPVSVAFAAVRMAQHIFADLKNSRALLIGAGETIELVARHLHHAGIKKMTLANRTLARAQHLAQEFHAEAVLLEDIPNVLAEADIVISSTASPLPILGKGAVEKALKKRRHKPMFMVDIAVPRDIEEEVAELADVYLYTVDDLRDIIEENVRSREDAAIQAEELILAGVEHFMRELKALDAVNTVTDLRSHIEALRDEQLEKALKQLQNGADPERVLKQFAHTFGNKIMHRPMTALRKAGAEGRLELLDWSRELFQLDGDDTPEINN; encoded by the coding sequence ATGGGTATTTGGGCTCTCGGCATTAACCACAAGACAGCGCCTGTCGCGGTTCGCGAGCGCGTAGCATTTGACCCTGCCAGTATGTCGCAGGTGTTGAATACTATTCAATCGCTTGAGTCCGTTTCTGAAGTCGTGGTGTTGTCTACCTGCAATCGCACTGAGATTTACTGCTCGTCGGCAGATACTGGCCCCGCAGAAATTATTGAATGGTTATTATTACACCACAACATTAGCCGCCATGAAATTGAAAGCGCCTTATACAATTTAGGTGCTGACGAAGCCGTGCGCCATACCATGCGTGTTGCCAGTGGTTTGGACTCGTTAGTGCTAGGCGAACCACAAATTCTCGGTCAGATGAAATCCGCCTATGCCGTTGCCCAAGAAGCCGGCACAGTGGGTGCAGAGCTAGGACGCTTATTTCGCCAAACCTTCTCCATCGCAAAACGTGTTCGTACCGATACCGCGATTGGCCAAAATCCAGTATCCGTTGCTTTTGCTGCTGTGCGCATGGCGCAACATATTTTTGCTGATCTTAAAAATAGCCGTGCCTTGCTGATTGGTGCTGGTGAAACGATTGAGCTTGTTGCTCGTCATTTACACCACGCTGGGATCAAGAAAATGACCTTAGCCAATCGCACCTTGGCCCGTGCTCAGCACTTAGCGCAAGAGTTTCATGCGGAAGCTGTGTTGCTCGAAGATATTCCCAATGTTTTAGCTGAAGCTGATATTGTTATTTCGTCCACCGCTAGTCCATTACCGATTTTGGGTAAAGGGGCGGTAGAAAAGGCACTGAAGAAGCGTCGCCATAAGCCGATGTTTATGGTCGATATTGCTGTGCCGCGCGATATCGAAGAAGAAGTCGCCGAGTTAGCGGACGTATACCTTTATACGGTTGATGACCTGCGTGACATCATTGAAGAAAACGTTCGCTCGCGAGAAGATGCGGCCATACAAGCTGAAGAGCTAATTCTAGCGGGCGTCGAACATTTTATGCGCGAGCTAAAAGCGCTCGATGCGGTGAACACAGTCACAGATTTGCGTTCACATATTGAAGCGTTACGCGACGAACAACTGGAAAAAGCCTTAAAGCAGCTGCAAAACGGCGCAGATCCAGAGCGCGTGCTGAAGCAATTTGCACACACCTTTGGCAACAAAATAATGCATCGTCCTATGACCGCTTTACGCAAAGCCGGTGCCGAGGGGCGTTTAGAATTACTCGATTGGAGCCGCGAGCTGTTTCAGCTGGATGGCGATGATACCCCTGAGATAAATAACTGA